Proteins encoded by one window of Chondromyces crocatus:
- a CDS encoding Glu/Leu/Phe/Val dehydrogenase dimerization domain-containing protein — protein MSNSFADVNRYFERAASILGLSEAVKKQLETPHREIRVECNIRMDDGTIGTFTGFRVQHDNARGPFKGGLRFHPEVEIDEVRALASLMTWKTAVVGIPYGGAKGGITVDPATLSRGELERLTRKFTAGIHELIGDTVDIPAPDVNTNAQVMAWIMDEYSKFHGFRPGVVTGKPVDLFGSVGREEATGRGVMIATEEHLKSQGKTLADATYIIQGFGNVGNNAARLIAGAGGKILGIGDHTGSYYDPAGLDISGALAWQATHRSLAGWKAPSVQREALVLQRGDVLIPAALGGVITPVVAREVQCSLIVEGANGPTTPDADEILHRRGITVIPDIYANAGGVTVSYFEWVQNIQQFAWDEARVRRELETIMRPAYAKLAEVAQAHSVDMRTAAFIVAIDRVARATELRGA, from the coding sequence ATGTCCAACTCGTTCGCCGATGTGAACCGTTACTTCGAGCGCGCAGCCTCAATCCTGGGGCTCTCGGAGGCGGTGAAGAAGCAGCTCGAGACGCCGCACCGCGAGATCCGGGTGGAGTGCAACATCCGCATGGATGATGGCACGATCGGAACGTTTACCGGATTCCGCGTCCAGCATGACAATGCACGCGGCCCCTTCAAGGGCGGGCTTCGCTTCCATCCGGAAGTGGAGATCGACGAAGTCCGGGCGCTCGCGTCGCTCATGACCTGGAAAACGGCGGTCGTCGGCATCCCCTACGGAGGGGCCAAGGGGGGAATCACCGTCGATCCGGCCACCCTCTCTCGGGGGGAGCTCGAGCGGCTCACCCGGAAATTCACGGCCGGCATTCACGAACTCATCGGCGATACGGTCGACATTCCGGCTCCCGACGTGAACACCAACGCTCAGGTGATGGCATGGATCATGGATGAGTATTCCAAGTTCCATGGTTTCCGGCCCGGCGTGGTGACGGGCAAGCCGGTCGATCTTTTCGGCTCGGTGGGACGTGAAGAGGCGACCGGCCGCGGTGTCATGATCGCCACAGAGGAGCACCTCAAGTCACAAGGCAAAACCCTCGCTGATGCGACTTACATCATTCAGGGTTTCGGCAATGTGGGCAACAACGCGGCCCGGCTCATCGCAGGCGCCGGCGGAAAAATATTGGGTATCGGGGATCACACTGGCTCGTACTACGACCCGGCAGGACTCGACATTTCAGGTGCGCTCGCCTGGCAGGCGACTCATCGCTCGCTCGCGGGCTGGAAGGCCCCCAGCGTGCAGCGGGAAGCGCTCGTCCTTCAGCGCGGTGATGTGCTGATTCCCGCGGCGCTCGGCGGAGTGATCACCCCCGTCGTCGCTCGTGAAGTTCAGTGTTCACTCATCGTCGAGGGAGCCAACGGCCCCACCACGCCGGATGCCGACGAAATTCTTCATCGGCGAGGGATCACCGTCATTCCTGATATATATGCCAACGCGGGGGGCGTGACCGTGAGCTACTTCGAGTGGGTCCAGAACATTCAGCAGTTTGCTTGGGATGAAGCGCGTGTACGGCGAGAGCTCGAGACGATCATGCGCCCCGCCTACGCAAAGCTCGCGGAGGTAGCCCAGGCGCACTCGGTCGACATGCGGACCGCGGCGTTCATCGTTGCGATCGACCGAGTCGCTCGAGCCACAGAGCTGCGCGGCGCTTAG
- a CDS encoding pyridoxal phosphate-dependent aminotransferase, producing the protein MRLGKRLANLVISDIRAMSRACEAVSGINLGQGICDLPTPPPVADAARAAIQDNKVIYTAPEGIAPLRAEIAAKIQRCYGLSYDPTSEVVVTSGATGAFAATLLALFDPGDEIILFEPYYGYHLNTVIAFGLTPVLVPTRPPNWTFERSDLEQAITSRTRGIVVCTPSNPSGKVWSTAELDAIAEFCEAHDLIAITDEIYEHIIFDEAKHIPLATRRTARERTVTISGFSKTFAITGWRLGYLSAPRELSQRITVIHDLLYVCAPTPLQYGLIAGLGMQDGYYTELSTSYARKRSILCDALQASGLTPYVPKGAYYVLADIRRLAAPNAKSAALLLLERTGVASVPGTSFFADPVGETLVRFCFAKEDHVLEEAARRLRAL; encoded by the coding sequence ATGCGCCTCGGAAAACGCTTGGCAAACCTCGTCATTTCGGACATCCGCGCCATGAGTCGGGCCTGCGAGGCGGTCTCCGGCATCAACCTCGGCCAGGGAATCTGCGATCTCCCCACCCCGCCCCCCGTTGCGGATGCGGCGCGTGCCGCCATCCAGGACAACAAGGTGATCTACACCGCCCCTGAGGGCATCGCCCCCCTGCGGGCCGAGATCGCCGCAAAAATACAGCGGTGCTACGGCCTGAGTTACGACCCCACCAGCGAGGTCGTGGTCACGTCCGGAGCAACGGGAGCATTCGCCGCCACGCTCCTCGCGCTCTTCGACCCAGGAGACGAAATCATCCTCTTCGAGCCCTATTATGGCTACCACCTCAATACCGTCATCGCGTTTGGGCTGACCCCTGTCCTTGTCCCGACCCGACCACCGAACTGGACCTTCGAGCGCTCCGATCTCGAGCAGGCCATCACCTCCCGAACGCGGGGCATCGTGGTCTGCACGCCATCGAACCCGAGTGGAAAGGTGTGGTCGACGGCAGAGCTGGATGCCATCGCTGAATTTTGTGAGGCGCATGATCTCATCGCGATCACGGACGAGATCTACGAGCACATCATCTTCGATGAGGCGAAGCACATCCCGCTCGCGACCCGTCGGACCGCGCGAGAGCGCACGGTCACGATATCGGGCTTCTCCAAAACGTTTGCCATCACGGGCTGGAGACTCGGTTATCTCAGCGCGCCGCGGGAACTTTCGCAGCGAATCACAGTTATCCACGACCTGCTGTACGTCTGCGCCCCCACGCCTCTTCAGTATGGGTTGATTGCGGGGCTGGGAATGCAGGATGGGTATTACACCGAACTTTCGACCTCTTATGCGCGGAAGAGGTCGATCCTGTGCGATGCCTTGCAAGCATCTGGCCTCACTCCTTATGTGCCCAAAGGAGCCTACTATGTGCTCGCAGACATCCGCCGGCTGGCCGCACCCAATGCCAAGTCCGCCGCCCTTTTGCTCCTCGAACGCACGGGTGTGGCCTCCGTCCCAGGCACGTCGTTCTTCGCAGATCCCGTGGGAGAGACCCTGGTGAGGTTCTGCTTCGCCAAGGAAGATCACGTTCTCGAAGAGGCAGCGCGGAGGTTGCGCGCACTCTAG